A DNA window from Tepidibacillus fermentans contains the following coding sequences:
- a CDS encoding ABC transporter substrate-binding protein, whose product MISRFRFKRLVLLILIIIFVAGCSTNVNPSKESPKELQKLKVMLDWYPNAVHSFLYVAKEKGYFKEQGIDVEFVMPAETNDPLRLVAARKIDLALTYQPEIISAIDKDIPVISIASIVNHPLNVLLVPQNSLITSPKDLEGKTIGYPSIPMNEALVHTMIKHDGGDPQKIKMVDVGWDLMPALSTKKVDAISGGFLNHEEILLNKEGFQVKEFYPTNFGVPDYSELMLVTSQDEWKEKLDLIQKFWKAAQRGQQEVRKNPKASLEILMKQQRKEFPLDPEVETQSLQKLLPLMEVQGHEFGWQSKEQWEKVQQWLYDYHLINSKHPVESMFVSIVK is encoded by the coding sequence ATGATTTCGCGATTTCGTTTTAAACGATTAGTTTTATTGATTTTGATAATTATTTTTGTCGCAGGATGCAGTACTAACGTAAATCCAAGTAAAGAATCGCCAAAAGAACTACAAAAGCTAAAAGTAATGCTGGATTGGTACCCAAATGCGGTACATAGTTTCTTATATGTGGCAAAAGAAAAGGGATATTTTAAAGAACAAGGAATTGATGTAGAATTTGTAATGCCTGCCGAAACTAACGATCCTTTACGGTTGGTAGCTGCAAGAAAGATTGATCTTGCATTAACTTACCAACCAGAAATTATTTCGGCGATTGATAAAGATATCCCTGTGATATCTATTGCCTCTATTGTGAACCATCCGTTAAATGTTCTACTAGTCCCCCAAAATAGTCTAATTACCTCACCAAAAGATTTGGAAGGAAAGACGATCGGTTATCCGTCCATTCCGATGAACGAGGCATTGGTTCATACCATGATTAAACATGATGGAGGGGACCCGCAAAAGATTAAAATGGTTGATGTTGGTTGGGATTTGATGCCCGCATTAAGTACGAAGAAAGTTGATGCTATTAGTGGAGGTTTTCTCAACCATGAAGAGATCCTATTAAATAAAGAAGGTTTTCAAGTAAAAGAGTTCTATCCAACAAATTTTGGGGTGCCAGATTATTCCGAATTGATGTTGGTCACCAGCCAAGATGAATGGAAGGAAAAACTAGATTTGATTCAAAAATTTTGGAAAGCAGCACAAAGAGGGCAACAAGAGGTTAGAAAAAACCCAAAAGCCAGTTTGGAAATCTTAATGAAACAACAGAGAAAAGAATTTCCTCTAGATCCTGAAGTAGAAACGCAAAGTTTACAAAAACTTCTTCCATTAATGGAGGTACAAGGCCACGAATTTGGTTGGCAAAGTAAAGAACAATGGGAAAAAGTTCAACAATGGTTATATGACTATCATTTAATTAACAGTAAGCATCCTGTAGAGTCGATGTTTGTATCAATTGTCAAATAG
- a CDS encoding ABC transporter permease, whose translation MKYLQRNQKSALFFILIFIIWQILPTIISIPSFILPTPIQILKALWKEKEQLFLIHLPVTFMESLLGLIISVLLGFIIAFMMHISLNIEQALYPWMIISQTIPIIVLSPIVIMWFGYGLFAKIFIIFLISFFPVSMNVFQGLKSVDQGMLSLLQSYGATKKQIFFKIEVPHAIPFILSGIKMAAVFSIVGATLGEWLGSDSGLGYYSRRMSANLQADSSFAAVVNLALLGLFFHGFIQLIEKKFFRKYLPKERKI comes from the coding sequence ATGAAGTATTTACAACGTAACCAGAAATCAGCATTATTTTTTATCTTGATTTTTATTATTTGGCAAATATTACCTACGATCATATCCATTCCTTCATTTATCTTACCAACACCAATTCAGATTCTTAAAGCATTATGGAAAGAGAAAGAACAATTATTTCTCATCCATTTACCAGTCACCTTTATGGAAAGTTTACTTGGACTGATCATTTCTGTATTACTAGGGTTTATTATTGCCTTTATGATGCACATTTCGCTAAACATTGAGCAAGCCCTTTATCCTTGGATGATCATTTCCCAAACTATTCCGATTATTGTACTTTCACCCATTGTCATTATGTGGTTTGGTTATGGGCTTTTTGCCAAAATCTTTATCATCTTTCTTATTAGTTTTTTTCCAGTAAGTATGAATGTTTTTCAAGGTCTAAAGTCAGTCGACCAAGGAATGCTTTCGTTGCTTCAATCCTATGGAGCAACCAAAAAACAAATTTTCTTTAAAATCGAGGTTCCACATGCGATTCCTTTTATCCTATCCGGGATTAAAATGGCTGCTGTTTTTAGTATTGTGGGTGCTACACTAGGTGAATGGTTAGGAAGTGATTCAGGATTAGGTTACTATAGCCGGAGAATGTCTGCTAATCTCCAAGCAGACTCCTCATTTGCGGCGGTAGTTAACCTTGCTTTATTAGGGTTATTTTTTCATGGGTTCATCCAGTTGATTGAAAAAAAATTCTTCAGAAAATATTTACCAAAGGAAAGGAAGATTTAG
- the thiE gene encoding thiamine phosphate synthase, with the protein MIEIAPLSVYLVIGRDDCVLSPIEVVKQALEAGVKTVQLREKKGNMKEIIEFGREIRQLTKEYNAQFFVNDRLDLAQILEADGIHIGQDDLPIEEIKKITSPTFKIGISARTVEEAIEAEKAGADYLGVGAIYSTATKQDAKTIGLEGLDSIRQNVYIPIIAIGGIQKEHIPDLVRSGADGIAVVSAITRSANPFLSAKELIEEWRRTKEGYRFK; encoded by the coding sequence ATGATCGAAATAGCACCATTATCTGTATATTTGGTTATTGGTCGAGATGATTGTGTTCTTTCGCCAATAGAAGTTGTAAAACAAGCTTTAGAAGCAGGGGTCAAAACCGTACAATTAAGAGAAAAAAAGGGGAACATGAAAGAAATCATTGAATTTGGACGTGAAATTCGCCAATTGACCAAAGAATACAATGCGCAGTTCTTTGTAAATGATCGATTGGATTTGGCCCAAATCTTAGAAGCTGACGGCATTCATATAGGCCAAGATGACCTTCCAATAGAGGAAATCAAAAAAATAACCTCTCCTACATTTAAAATCGGAATTTCAGCTAGAACAGTTGAAGAAGCAATCGAAGCAGAAAAGGCTGGAGCAGATTATTTGGGCGTTGGTGCAATTTATTCAACAGCAACAAAACAGGATGCAAAAACAATCGGTCTAGAGGGACTTGATTCTATTCGTCAGAATGTGTACATTCCAATCATCGCAATTGGTGGCATTCAAAAAGAACATATTCCTGATCTGGTGAGGTCTGGAGCTGATGGAATTGCGGTTGTCTCTGCTATTACTCGATCAGCAAATCCATTTCTAAGTGCAAAAGAATTAATTGAGGAATGGAGGAGAACCAAGGAAGGATATAGATTTAAATGA
- the thiM gene encoding hydroxyethylthiazole kinase: MELEQIKQAIKKVREKKPLIHHLTNLVVTNFTANGTIAYGTSPIMANAPEEVEEMVSVSNGLVINIGTITSEMVEAMILAGKKANQVGVPIILDPVGVGATSYRTNTIFNMLEQFKPTVIRGNTSEMARLAEIPWEIKGVDSVDNGEGDRLAIATKVAKKYHVVAAVTGKEDIVTDGERIALIANGHPLLSEVTGTGCLVTALIGATIAAEEDHFIATVAALTYYGIAAERAAIHAKGPGSFAVQLMDEIHQLDLNEIDQKAKIEWVNIV; this comes from the coding sequence ATGGAATTAGAACAGATCAAGCAAGCAATAAAAAAAGTAAGAGAGAAAAAACCGCTAATTCATCACTTAACGAATCTCGTTGTAACCAATTTCACTGCTAACGGTACAATCGCTTATGGTACATCTCCAATTATGGCCAATGCACCAGAGGAAGTAGAAGAAATGGTAAGTGTATCGAATGGATTAGTGATTAATATAGGGACCATTACTTCAGAAATGGTAGAAGCGATGATTCTAGCAGGGAAAAAAGCAAATCAAGTAGGCGTTCCGATCATACTTGATCCTGTTGGTGTCGGTGCGACATCCTATAGAACTAACACTATATTTAATATGCTCGAACAATTCAAACCAACTGTCATTCGTGGAAATACTTCTGAGATGGCACGTTTAGCGGAAATCCCTTGGGAAATTAAAGGGGTTGATTCTGTTGATAATGGGGAAGGAGACCGGCTTGCGATTGCAACAAAAGTTGCAAAGAAGTATCATGTTGTTGCTGCTGTTACAGGAAAGGAAGATATTGTAACTGACGGAGAGCGAATAGCTCTGATCGCTAATGGTCACCCTCTTCTAAGTGAAGTAACCGGTACAGGCTGTTTAGTAACGGCATTGATTGGCGCGACCATTGCCGCAGAGGAAGATCACTTTATTGCAACAGTCGCTGCTTTAACCTATTACGGAATCGCAGCAGAAAGAGCAGCCATTCATGCTAAAGGACCTGGTTCATTTGCTGTTCAATTGATGGATGAAATACATCAATTGGATCTAAATGAGATCGATCAAAAAGCCAAAATCGAGTGGGTGAATATTGTATGA
- the thiD gene encoding bifunctional hydroxymethylpyrimidine kinase/phosphomethylpyrimidine kinase, giving the protein MSHYRALTIAGSDSGGGAGIQADLKTFTTLGVYGLSVITSITAQNTQGVFGIYDVPIEGVEKQIDVVLSDIGTDAIKIGMLSSSQIVQVVSEKLKKYNHIPIVVDPVMVAKGGSPLLTDEAKEEIKNSLFPLATVITPNIPEAEVLTGLRIQSIEDMKRAAEQLLLYGPQSVIIKGGHLENEAVDLFYDGEAWSLFPAKRIQTKNTHGTGCTFSSAIAAELAKGKELKTAIEIAKNYIQAAIEEADQLAIGSGHGPTNHFAYMRRKGLEVWN; this is encoded by the coding sequence GTGAGTCATTATCGCGCATTAACCATCGCAGGTTCAGATAGTGGAGGTGGTGCAGGAATTCAAGCCGATTTAAAAACATTTACTACATTAGGAGTATATGGACTAAGTGTGATCACGTCGATCACTGCTCAAAATACGCAAGGAGTTTTTGGTATTTACGATGTTCCGATTGAAGGTGTGGAGAAACAAATCGATGTGGTTTTGTCAGATATCGGCACAGATGCGATAAAAATTGGGATGTTATCATCGAGTCAGATTGTTCAGGTTGTCAGTGAAAAGTTAAAGAAATATAACCATATTCCGATTGTCGTCGATCCGGTCATGGTAGCAAAAGGAGGCAGTCCATTACTAACTGATGAAGCAAAAGAGGAGATTAAAAATTCTTTGTTTCCACTAGCAACTGTTATTACACCCAATATACCTGAGGCTGAAGTATTAACCGGTCTACGCATTCAATCGATTGAGGATATGAAACGTGCAGCTGAGCAATTACTTTTATATGGGCCGCAATCCGTAATCATTAAAGGTGGACATTTAGAGAATGAAGCGGTTGATCTTTTCTATGACGGAGAGGCATGGTCGCTCTTCCCAGCAAAGAGAATTCAAACAAAGAATACACATGGGACAGGTTGTACGTTTTCGTCAGCGATCGCAGCCGAACTCGCAAAAGGAAAAGAGCTAAAGACTGCGATCGAAATAGCAAAAAACTATATTCAAGCGGCAATTGAAGAGGCTGATCAATTAGCAATCGGTTCAGGACATGGACCAACTAACCATTTTGCATATATGAGGAGAAAGGGATTAGAAGTATGGAATTAG
- a CDS encoding YraN family protein, producing MTIQRKILGKWGEEKAKEYLLSQGYVLIEENWRTRYGELDLIMLDQGTVVFIEVRTKSNLHYGKAIESIDQRKQHKLLLTAQAFLQSKKWWDRPIRFDMVSLDKIQGVYHIQHVKDIINY from the coding sequence ATGACAATACAACGAAAAATATTAGGAAAATGGGGAGAAGAAAAGGCAAAGGAATATTTATTAAGTCAAGGGTACGTTTTAATTGAAGAAAATTGGCGAACTCGTTACGGTGAATTGGACTTGATCATGTTGGATCAAGGAACAGTTGTTTTTATTGAAGTTCGGACCAAAAGTAATCTTCACTATGGGAAGGCAATCGAGTCTATCGATCAACGAAAACAGCATAAATTATTGCTTACTGCGCAAGCTTTTTTACAAAGTAAAAAATGGTGGGATCGTCCAATACGATTTGATATGGTTTCGCTTGATAAAATTCAAGGAGTTTATCATATTCAACATGTTAAAGATATCATCAATTATTGA
- a CDS encoding EscU/YscU/HrcU family type III secretion system export apparatus switch protein, whose protein sequence is MNFSQKKKAVALKYIPNQDQAPHLIGKGEGYLAEKIIEEAKNHQVLIHEDDALVQILYQLELNSEIPSELYSVIAEIFALVYQAEKMAKRG, encoded by the coding sequence ATGAATTTTTCCCAAAAGAAAAAAGCAGTAGCACTAAAATATATTCCAAATCAAGATCAAGCTCCCCATTTAATAGGAAAAGGAGAAGGTTACTTAGCTGAAAAGATCATAGAGGAAGCTAAGAACCATCAAGTTTTAATACATGAGGATGATGCTTTAGTACAAATTTTATACCAATTAGAATTAAATTCAGAAATTCCTTCAGAGTTATATTCTGTAATCGCAGAGATTTTTGCACTTGTTTATCAAGCGGAAAAAATGGCAAAAAGAGGATAA